In Lolium perenne isolate Kyuss_39 chromosome 5, Kyuss_2.0, whole genome shotgun sequence, the sequence GCGCACCTCACTTAAAATAACAAATAGAATGGAAAAAAAATAGTTTAGAATCTTTTTGTGCAAATttaaattatttaaaattcaaaataaattcttgAAATATATAGACAATGACATAAATAATCTAAAACATTTTTCCCACATTCTAATTGTTATGTTTAAGTGATCTGCAAATTTTCGAGTTCAAATATTATGTGGTGTGAGAGATACAAAAATGAGAAGTTGTTTGAGAGGggaacaaatttttttttttgcacggATCTTGATGCAATATAGACGGTATGGATACAGGTGCGCACCAAGCACCTGCTCTAAAAATGCACTCTCGGGAGGGAAACATAGCCCAAATCACGACTTTTGCCTCCGTTTTTGTAACCTTGAACACCTAGTCATGTTATGACTTTTCTCCTTAATTAATAGAATGAGGAAAATCATTTGCCTCCGTTTCAGAAAAAAGGGAAAGCTGCAAAAACATTAGTTTTACAACTACAAGAGCAAATGCTGCAATTTTTCGATACAGAGAGCAAGGACGACATGAGGAAATAGACAGGAACTAGAGCAAGGCACTGTTGACTATATATCACTCAATCAATTGATGCCAAGACAGACCCAGGGGCACTTGATATAAGATCTCAGCAATTTTCTTCTAGTTAGAAACTACTAAATCTGCCAGGAAAGAACGACTGCAACAATAGTTTTAGTGATAAATCCACTAGAAATAAGACTACTGGAAGAAAGAAGGCTCGTCGAATGAAATTCATCTCACTGATCTCAGCAACCACAAAGGCAGGGGACCACATGTAGAGTATCTTCCTTCTGAACGTCGTAGTCTGCAAGGGTGCACTCGTCCCTCATCCGCTTGCCATTATAGATGATGCGTTGTTGTATCGGGCGAGTGCCGTCCGCCTCATAGATCTTCACCTTGATATCGTCGATGGTATCTGAGCTGTCAACCTGAAGACGGAGTCTCTTTCCTTCCGTGGTGCTCACGAAGATGGGCATCGTACCTCCTGTATTGGCAgggtggaggacgaggaggagagtgGACTCCTTCCAAATGTTGAGGTCTGCCAAGGTGCTGTCGTCCTCCAGCTGCTTGTTGGCAAAGATGAGGCACTGCCGACCCTTGGGAAAGCCCTCGTTAGCCTGGATCTTGGACTTCACCTCGTCAATGGTATCTAAGCTATCAACCTGAAGAGTGATGGTCCTGCCTGCTAGGGTCTCCATTACATAGATTTGCATACTTTCTTGGAGGTCAAGCGTGGACTTATGCTGGATGCCATAATCAGCCAGTGTAAGGTTGTCCTCTAGCTGCACTCCATCAAAGAAAAGGCAGTGTTGTTCCTGAATCTTTGCCTTGACAGTATAGAGTGTATCTGATGGGTGGACCTTGAGGCAGATTGTCCTGCCGGTGGGGCTCTTCACAAATAGTTGCATTCTGAACGAGCACACAATAAAGTAGTCAAAAAATGGTTTTATTAGGCTATTGTAGAAACAATAACTGTTTAACTGTTAATctaaacacagcagcagtaataacaGAATTTTTTCTGCAGATGCAAAATTAAGTCCTGGGCAATCAAGAGAAAACACACCTTCTGTACATTAAAGTGAACATGCAATTCACAGTTAACTAACCAGCAATTTCAGGCGAATGCCAAATCAGCTAAGACTAACGTTACAGAAGCTAGCGTACACTTGGGAGTTGCTACAATGTACCAATCTAATCGAGAAAACAGAATATGCAGCCCTTACAATTTCCACCACCAACTAAAAAAATCAACAGCACATACTTTCGTCCAACTTTTATTTAGACTATATATAGTACTACAACACATAAAACATCCACTAGTTCTAACAGGTAGTATATCTTCAAAGGTTGGCCAAATTACACATAACGATTTTGACTATCTTTCTTTATCTTGTTATTCCTTCATGTATATATAAAGTGGAAAAACGATGAAACAATCATAATATTCTGCATACAACCAACCCTAGGATCTAACGAATCATATGAGGTGAGCCGCAAATTCGAAGAGGCAAGCCTACACTTATAACCCTACCTGACAGCTTTGTACGCACCTTGAAGGCGACGATGATGTTACGGATCAATGGGTGTTATTTCTTCCGCCGTGGAGATGTGGAGTGCAGGGAGATCGGAAGGGCAAGTGTTAGGGTTGGGGAGTTGGGGACAGATGGCGTTTTATAGGGCCTGATCGACCGGAAGGTGGGATGGTGCTCTGGGACGAGAGCAGGCTAAGTCTTCCGCTTCCGAGGCCCATTATTCACGGGAGCGACGATGGGTTGTTTGGATAACGATCTTAGAATTTCCTCTTCTCCCACATTCAGAAATCACAGAAAAAGACTCTCATTTTCATCTTCCTTATCTGGAATTTCTAGATCCGAATAAATGAAATGTTTATTTCGCAGATTCACAACATCTCTGTGCTCGATCGTGGCCATCGACGGGGCTGTCCCAGAGCAATGTAAAACATGTGAATGCAAGTGTCAGTATAGATCGTGATAATGGTTAGATGGTAAAGATACCAAGATACCCGTAGCTCTCCTAGGAACTTCCCTAAGCTTAGACGGTTGTTTTCCATTATAAAGGGGTTCTAGCAAACGGATCACCTTATCTGAAACTCCGGAACTATATATGCATGTTGAAATGTTGAATCATGTCTCTTATTCTCAACTAGCTCAGCACTATGACACTTCAACATGAATTTTGTGAGAGAGTTAATATATAATAAGCATTCGTAAAATGTTACTATCTACTTTAATGTAATTACAGTTTACATAAAGAAAACTAGTTTCTAAGAGACAAGAAAGACCAAATCAAGAAGGGAAATATGTCAAtttcacacacacaaaaaaaagcaAAGCTTTGTTCTATTAATATGCAAAAGAGTACTTCCCCATATTTAAGTACGGACTCAATGAGCTCAACCAACCCTTAATCTAATTCTTAAAAAGATTACCGATTTCGGAAATAAAGtgtttttttagaaaggcaattGGAATGACACTCCTTAGAACAAAGAGCAATTTGCTGATCTTTTTATTTAATTGCAAAGCAACAGATCTCCCTAACCTTGCGATTTTAGTCCATGGATAGCCAAATCCTCAGGTGTCCTCCAACAATCGCATATCAATGAGAGAAGTGCGTCCTTTTGAATGAAGAACTTCAAATTTGTGTGAGATGCGTTCATTTACCATCTCTCGGACATTTGTTTTTGTCGGTaggtatatatggtggacactctgaaaTACAAttttttgttcaagggaaagcacTAGTGCGAGAACCATGCTCAGTATTGAGATAGGATTAGATATAAAAGAGTACTTTTCTGGAGCAGGGGGTCAATtcagggagtggtgttttggaacatgggtgcatctgctccctatattttgaaatgcatcttatacATGTT encodes:
- the LOC127300515 gene encoding polyubiquitin 11 gives rise to the protein MQLFVKSPTGRTICLKVHPSDTLYTVKAKIQEQHCLFFDGVQLEDNLTLADYGIQHKSTLDLQESMQIYVMETLAGRTITLQVDSLDTIDEVKSKIQANEGFPKGRQCLIFANKQLEDDSTLADLNIWKESTLLLVLHPANTGGTMPIFVSTTEGKRLRLQVDSSDTIDDIKVKIYEADGTRPIQQRIIYNGKRMRDECTLADYDVQKEDTLHVVPCLCGC